The Streptomyces kanamyceticus genome window below encodes:
- the cobC gene encoding Rv2231c family pyridoxal phosphate-dependent protein CobC, with amino-acid sequence MADADLAAGTVPVPAPAALVVGVGACEDADAAEVLGLVRDAVRDAGLSLRAVVELATVDAKADEPGIVAAAARLGVPLVAYPAAELARVPVPNPTARSRAAVGTPSVAEAAALRAGGELLVPKRKSTPHGRPAMATCAIASRPGEPSARTESTEPEPMHTPPSPDPDPGPGPDLRHHGDAEVRDDGASLTDLAVNVRAGTPPAWLKEHIHASLDGLAAYPDGREARRAVAERHGVTPDRVLLTSGAAEAFVLIARALKVRHPYVVHPQFTEPEAALRDAGHEVGRVLLREADGFRLDGAAVPEEADLVVVGNPTNPTSVLHPAAAVAGLARPGRHLVVDEAFMDAVPGEREALAGRTDVPGLVVLRSLTKTWGLAGLRIGYVLAAPETIAALEQAQPLWPVSTPALAAAQACVTPRALAEAGHAAHRVASDRAHLLAGLAELAPAGVRVVEPAEGPFVLVRVAGAGVVRERLREGGFAVRRGDTFPGLGPDWIRLAVRDRGTSTGFLSALRGALRRLPL; translated from the coding sequence ATGGCCGACGCCGACCTCGCCGCCGGTACGGTGCCGGTGCCCGCACCCGCCGCTCTGGTCGTCGGCGTGGGCGCCTGTGAGGACGCCGACGCGGCGGAGGTGCTCGGGCTCGTCCGGGACGCCGTGCGCGACGCGGGGCTCTCCCTGCGGGCCGTCGTCGAACTGGCGACGGTCGACGCGAAGGCCGACGAGCCGGGGATCGTCGCGGCGGCGGCGCGGCTCGGGGTGCCGCTCGTGGCGTACCCGGCGGCGGAACTGGCCCGGGTCCCGGTGCCCAACCCGACCGCGCGGTCCCGCGCGGCCGTCGGTACGCCCTCCGTCGCGGAGGCGGCGGCGCTGCGGGCCGGTGGTGAACTCCTCGTACCCAAAAGGAAGTCGACGCCGCACGGGCGTCCCGCGATGGCGACCTGCGCGATCGCGAGCCGCCCCGGTGAACCGTCCGCCCGCACCGAATCCACGGAGCCCGAGCCCATGCATACGCCTCCCTCTCCCGATCCCGATCCCGGTCCCGGTCCCGATCTGCGGCACCACGGGGACGCGGAGGTACGCGACGACGGCGCGAGCCTCACCGATCTGGCGGTCAACGTGCGGGCCGGCACTCCCCCGGCCTGGCTGAAGGAGCACATCCACGCGTCGCTCGACGGCCTCGCCGCGTATCCCGACGGGCGGGAGGCGCGCCGGGCCGTGGCGGAACGCCACGGGGTGACTCCGGACCGGGTGCTGCTCACGTCCGGGGCCGCGGAGGCGTTCGTGCTCATCGCTCGGGCCCTGAAGGTCCGTCACCCCTACGTCGTGCACCCGCAGTTCACCGAGCCGGAGGCGGCGCTGCGGGACGCGGGGCACGAGGTGGGGCGGGTGCTCTTGCGGGAGGCGGACGGGTTCCGGCTCGACGGGGCGGCGGTGCCGGAGGAGGCCGACCTCGTGGTCGTCGGCAATCCGACCAACCCAACGTCCGTGCTGCACCCCGCGGCCGCCGTCGCCGGGCTCGCGCGGCCCGGGCGGCACCTCGTGGTGGACGAGGCGTTCATGGACGCGGTCCCCGGCGAACGCGAGGCCCTCGCGGGCCGCACCGACGTGCCCGGCCTCGTGGTGCTGCGCAGCCTCACCAAGACGTGGGGGCTCGCGGGACTGCGGATCGGTTACGTGCTCGCGGCCCCGGAGACCATCGCGGCGCTGGAGCAGGCGCAGCCGCTGTGGCCCGTGTCCACGCCCGCGCTCGCGGCGGCACAGGCGTGCGTGACGCCGCGGGCGCTCGCGGAGGCGGGGCACGCGGCGCACCGGGTGGCCTCGGACCGGGCCCATCTCCTCGCCGGACTCGCGGAGTTGGCGCCTGCGGGGGTACGGGTGGTGGAGCCTGCGGAGGGGCCCTTCGTCCTTGTACGGGTGGCGGGGGCGGGGGTGGTCCGGGAGCGCTTGCGGGAGGGGGGGTTCGCGGTCCGTCGCGGCGACACGTTTCCTGGCCTTGGGCCTGACTGGATTCGGCTCGCTGTCCGCGATCGGGGGACCTCTACGGGGTTTCTCTCGGCGCTCAGGGGTGCTCTGCGGCGGCTGCCCCTGTAG
- a CDS encoding alkene reductase, translating into MTTAFDPIDLSGNRLGNRIAMAPMTRSRAGEGGVATDLTAEYYAQRASAGLIITEGTQPSVVGQGYPDTPGLHSAAQVAGWRKVTDAVHAAGGRIFAQIMHAGRIGHPVLLPDGLVNVAPSPVAADGQVFTAEGPKEFITPRELTDAEVRATVGDFAAAARNAIDAGFDGVELHGANGYLIHQFLAPGSNRRTDEWGGSVENRIRFAVEVAKAVTAEIGAERTGFRVSPGNPFNDISEPDPEPTYTALAKELAALDLAYLHVMEVGEVRELSTRLRKEFGGTFVLSPRTDGPTSHDALALVEDGTADLIAFGALFLANPDLPARLRTEGPYNTPDQATFYGGTEKGYTDYPAL; encoded by the coding sequence ATGACCACCGCGTTCGACCCGATCGACCTGTCCGGCAACCGCCTGGGCAACCGCATCGCCATGGCCCCCATGACCCGCAGCCGCGCAGGTGAGGGCGGTGTGGCCACGGATCTCACCGCCGAGTACTACGCACAGCGCGCCTCCGCGGGGCTGATCATCACCGAGGGCACCCAGCCTTCCGTGGTCGGCCAGGGATACCCGGACACCCCGGGCCTGCACAGCGCGGCCCAGGTGGCGGGCTGGCGCAAGGTCACCGACGCCGTGCACGCGGCGGGCGGCAGGATCTTCGCCCAGATCATGCACGCGGGCCGCATCGGCCACCCCGTGCTGCTGCCCGACGGTCTCGTGAACGTCGCACCCTCGCCGGTCGCCGCCGACGGCCAGGTCTTCACGGCCGAAGGGCCCAAGGAGTTCATCACCCCGCGCGAGCTGACCGACGCCGAGGTGCGCGCGACCGTAGGCGACTTCGCCGCCGCCGCGCGCAACGCGATCGACGCGGGCTTCGACGGCGTCGAGCTGCACGGCGCCAACGGCTATCTGATCCACCAGTTCCTCGCCCCCGGCTCCAACCGGCGCACGGACGAGTGGGGCGGCTCGGTCGAGAACCGCATCCGCTTCGCCGTCGAGGTCGCCAAGGCCGTCACCGCGGAGATCGGCGCCGAGCGCACCGGCTTCCGCGTCTCGCCGGGCAACCCCTTCAACGACATCTCCGAGCCGGACCCGGAGCCGACGTACACCGCCCTCGCGAAGGAGCTGGCCGCGCTCGACCTGGCGTATCTGCACGTCATGGAGGTGGGGGAGGTCCGTGAGCTCTCCACCCGGCTGCGCAAGGAGTTCGGCGGCACGTTCGTCCTGAGCCCGCGGACCGACGGTCCCACCAGCCATGACGCGCTCGCCCTGGTCGAGGACGGCACCGCGGACCTGATCGCCTTCGGCGCGCTGTTCCTCGCCAACCCCGACCTGCCCGCCCGCCTGCGGACCGAGGGCCCCTACAACACGCCGGACCAGGCGACGTTCTACGGCGGCACGGAGAAGGGCTACACGGACTACCCGGCGCTGTAG
- a CDS encoding amidohydrolase family protein, whose amino-acid sequence MSDHAVLHVKGRVLVGPDDVRDELWVVGGRVTYDRPVGTAAGDIRTVQGWALPGLVDAHCHVGLDGHGPVDAATAEKQALTDREIGALLIRDAGSPSDTRWIDDREDLPKIIRAGRHIARTRRYIRNYAHEIEPEGLVAYVAQEARRGDGWVKLVGDWIDRDAGDLTACWPRGAVEAAIAEAHRLGARVTAHCFAEDSLRDLVEAGIDCVEHATGLTEETIPLFAERGVAIVPTLVNIATFPDLAAGGEAKFPRWSDHMRRLYDRRYDTVRAAYDAGVPVYAGTDAGGSLAHGLVAAEVAELTLAGIPAVDALSATTWGAREWLGRPGLVEGAPADLVVYEADPRADVRVLAAPRRVVLNGRVVG is encoded by the coding sequence ATGAGCGATCACGCGGTGTTGCACGTGAAGGGGCGGGTGCTCGTAGGGCCCGATGACGTACGGGACGAACTGTGGGTGGTCGGGGGGAGGGTGACGTACGACCGCCCCGTCGGTACGGCGGCGGGCGACATCCGCACGGTCCAGGGCTGGGCGCTGCCCGGCCTGGTCGACGCGCACTGCCACGTAGGCCTGGACGGGCACGGTCCTGTCGACGCCGCCACCGCCGAGAAGCAGGCGCTCACCGACCGGGAGATCGGCGCCCTCCTGATCCGCGACGCGGGCTCCCCGTCCGACACCCGCTGGATCGACGACCGCGAGGACCTCCCGAAGATCATCCGGGCCGGTCGGCACATCGCGCGCACCCGGCGCTACATCCGCAACTACGCCCACGAGATCGAGCCCGAGGGCCTCGTCGCCTACGTCGCCCAGGAGGCGCGGCGCGGCGACGGCTGGGTCAAGCTCGTCGGCGACTGGATCGACCGGGACGCCGGTGACCTGACCGCCTGCTGGCCGCGCGGCGCGGTGGAGGCGGCGATCGCCGAGGCCCACCGACTCGGCGCCCGCGTCACCGCGCACTGCTTCGCCGAGGACTCCCTGCGCGACCTGGTGGAAGCGGGCATCGACTGCGTCGAACACGCCACGGGGCTCACGGAGGAGACGATCCCCCTCTTCGCCGAGCGGGGCGTCGCCATCGTCCCGACGCTGGTCAACATCGCCACCTTCCCGGACCTCGCCGCGGGCGGCGAGGCGAAGTTCCCGCGCTGGTCCGACCACATGCGCAGGCTCTACGACCGCCGCTACGACACGGTCCGCGCCGCGTACGACGCCGGGGTCCCGGTCTACGCGGGCACCGACGCGGGCGGCTCCCTCGCCCACGGCCTGGTCGCGGCCGAGGTCGCCGAACTGACCCTCGCGGGCATCCCCGCGGTCGACGCGCTCTCCGCGACGACGTGGGGCGCGCGGGAGTGGCTGGGGCGTCCCGGGCTCGTCGAGGGTGCGCCGGCGGATCTCGTGGTGTACGAGGCGGATCCGCGGGCGGACGTGCGGGTGCTCGCCGCGCCGCGGCGGGTGGTGCTGAACGGGCGGGTGGTGGGGTGA
- a CDS encoding ectoine synthase, whose amino-acid sequence MIVRSFKDIEGTDRHVKAASGTWESKRIVLAKERVGFSLHETILYAGTETSMWYANHIEAVVCTKGEAELTDDTTGEKYTITPGTMYLLDGHEKHTMRIKEDFHCLCVFNPPVTGREDHDENGVYPLLTEPDEG is encoded by the coding sequence GTGATCGTCCGTTCGTTCAAGGACATTGAAGGCACCGACCGGCATGTGAAGGCCGCATCGGGCACCTGGGAGAGCAAGCGCATCGTCCTCGCCAAGGAGCGCGTGGGGTTCTCACTCCACGAGACCATCCTGTACGCGGGCACGGAGACGTCGATGTGGTACGCGAACCACATCGAGGCCGTCGTCTGCACCAAGGGCGAGGCCGAACTGACCGACGACACGACCGGCGAGAAGTACACGATCACGCCGGGCACCATGTATCTGCTCGACGGGCACGAGAAGCACACCATGCGGATCAAGGAGGACTTCCACTGCCTGTGTGTCTTCAACCCGCCCGTCACCGGCCGTGAGGACCATGACGAGAACGGCGTGTACCCGCTGCTCACGGAGCCGGACGAGGGCTGA
- a CDS encoding ZIP family metal transporter yields MAVFVALGAFLMTLVGGWTAQRVTDRRHLVLGLAGGLMLGVVGLDLLPEALEAAGGPVFGVPAALLLFVAGFLVAHLVEHLLAGRHAAHGADEHANGRVPEVGLTAAAAMVGHSVMDGVAIGAAFQVGGGMGVAVALAVIAHDFADGFNTYTITSLYGNARRKALAMLFADAAAPVVGAASTLLFTIPEQLLGGYLGFFGGALLYLAAAEILPEAHHDHPARSTLLCTVAGAAFIWLVVGLAG; encoded by the coding sequence ATGGCGGTGTTCGTGGCGCTCGGCGCCTTCCTCATGACGCTGGTGGGCGGCTGGACGGCCCAGCGGGTCACCGACCGGCGCCACCTCGTCCTGGGACTCGCGGGCGGCCTGATGCTCGGCGTGGTCGGGCTCGACCTGCTGCCGGAGGCGCTGGAGGCCGCTGGCGGGCCCGTGTTCGGCGTCCCCGCGGCCCTGCTCCTGTTCGTGGCGGGCTTCCTCGTCGCCCATCTGGTCGAACACCTGCTCGCGGGCCGCCACGCCGCCCACGGCGCCGACGAGCACGCGAACGGCCGGGTCCCCGAGGTGGGGCTCACGGCGGCCGCCGCGATGGTCGGGCACAGCGTCATGGACGGCGTCGCGATCGGCGCGGCCTTCCAGGTCGGCGGCGGCATGGGCGTGGCCGTGGCGCTGGCCGTCATCGCCCATGACTTCGCCGACGGCTTCAACACGTACACGATCACCAGCCTGTACGGGAACGCCCGCCGCAAGGCCCTCGCGATGCTGTTCGCGGACGCGGCGGCCCCGGTGGTGGGCGCCGCGTCGACGCTCCTGTTCACCATTCCGGAGCAACTGCTCGGCGGCTATCTCGGCTTCTTCGGCGGCGCGCTGCTCTATCTGGCCGCCGCCGAGATCCTGCCCGAGGCGCACCACGACCACCCGGCCCGCTCGACCCTGCTGTGCACGGTGGCGGGCGCCGCCTTCATCTGGCTGGTGGTGGGCCTCGCGGGCTGA
- the ectB gene encoding diaminobutyrate--2-oxoglutarate transaminase, whose protein sequence is MTITQPDLSVFETLESEVRSYCRGWPTVFDRAQGSRMFDEDGHEYLDFFAGAGSLNYGHNNPVLKRALIDYIERDGVTHGLDMSTTAKRAFLETFQNVVLRPRDLPYKVMFPGPTGTNAVESALKLARKVKGRESIVSFTNAFHGMSLGSLAVTGNAFKRAGAGIPLVHGTPMPFDNYLDGRTPDFIWFERLLEDSGSGLNTPAAVIVETVQGEGGINVARTEWLRKLADVCERWDMLLIVDDIQMGCGRTGAFFSFEEAGITPDIVTVSKSISGYGMPMSLCLFKPELDVWEPGEHNGTFRGNNPAFVTAAAALETYWTDGPAMEKQTLARGQQIEETLSALRAEYPDDTVEYRGRGLVWGIEFRDKERASKVAKRAFELGLLIETSGPESEVVKLLPALTITTEELDEGLRTLARAVRETA, encoded by the coding sequence GTGACCATCACCCAGCCCGACCTGAGCGTCTTCGAGACCCTGGAGTCGGAGGTGCGCAGCTACTGCCGCGGTTGGCCTACGGTCTTCGACCGCGCGCAGGGCAGCCGCATGTTCGACGAGGACGGCCATGAGTACCTCGACTTCTTCGCCGGTGCCGGTTCGCTCAACTACGGCCACAACAACCCGGTCCTGAAACGCGCCCTCATCGACTACATCGAGCGCGACGGCGTCACGCACGGTCTCGACATGTCGACGACGGCGAAGCGCGCCTTCCTGGAGACCTTCCAGAACGTCGTCCTGCGCCCGCGCGACCTGCCGTACAAGGTCATGTTCCCGGGCCCGACGGGCACCAACGCCGTGGAGTCGGCGCTGAAGCTCGCCCGCAAGGTCAAGGGCCGCGAGTCGATCGTGTCGTTCACGAACGCCTTCCACGGCATGTCGCTCGGCTCGCTCGCGGTGACCGGCAACGCCTTCAAGCGCGCGGGCGCCGGGATCCCGCTGGTGCACGGCACGCCGATGCCGTTCGACAACTACCTCGACGGCCGGACCCCCGACTTCATCTGGTTCGAGCGCCTCCTGGAGGACTCCGGCTCGGGCCTGAACACCCCGGCGGCCGTGATCGTCGAGACCGTGCAGGGCGAGGGCGGCATCAACGTCGCCCGCACCGAGTGGCTGCGCAAGCTCGCCGACGTGTGCGAGCGCTGGGACATGCTGCTCATCGTCGACGACATCCAGATGGGCTGCGGCCGCACCGGCGCGTTCTTCTCCTTCGAGGAGGCGGGCATCACGCCGGACATCGTGACGGTGTCGAAGTCCATCAGCGGCTACGGCATGCCGATGTCGCTCTGCCTGTTCAAGCCGGAGCTCGACGTGTGGGAGCCGGGCGAGCACAACGGCACCTTCCGCGGCAACAACCCGGCCTTCGTCACGGCGGCCGCCGCCCTGGAGACGTACTGGACCGACGGCCCCGCGATGGAGAAGCAGACCCTGGCCCGCGGCCAGCAGATCGAGGAGACCCTCAGCGCGCTGCGCGCCGAGTACCCCGACGACACCGTCGAGTACCGCGGCCGCGGCCTGGTCTGGGGCATCGAGTTCCGCGACAAGGAGCGGGCTAGCAAGGTCGCCAAGCGCGCCTTCGAGCTCGGCCTGCTCATCGAGACCTCCGGCCCCGAGAGCGAGGTCGTCAAGCTGCTTCCGGCGCTGACGATCACGACCGAGGAGCTGGACGAGGGGCTGCGGACGCTGGCACGCGCCGTGCGCGAGACCGCTTGA
- the thpD gene encoding ectoine hydroxylase, which produces MTTAPERTTDLYPTRGAAEVLIERKDPVVWSEPGAEGPIAAGDLAGFERDGFLAIDQLITPDEVGVYHAELERLMNDPAMREDERSIVEPRTREIRSLFEVHRISELFGRLAADPRVVGRARQILGSDVYVHQSRINVKPGFGATGFYWHSDFETWHAEDGLPNMRTVSVSIALTKNHDTNGGLMIMPGSHKTFLGCAGATPKDNYKRSLQMQDAGIPSDGTLTHFASDHGIRLFTGEAGSATWFDCNAMHGSGDNITPYPRSNVFIVFNSVENTAVEPFAAPVRRPEFIGARDFTPVK; this is translated from the coding sequence ATGACCACCGCACCCGAACGCACCACCGACCTGTACCCGACCCGAGGCGCCGCAGAGGTGCTCATCGAACGCAAGGACCCCGTGGTGTGGTCCGAGCCGGGTGCCGAAGGGCCGATCGCGGCCGGGGATCTGGCGGGGTTCGAGCGGGACGGTTTCCTGGCGATCGACCAGTTGATCACCCCGGACGAAGTGGGCGTGTACCACGCCGAGTTGGAACGGCTCATGAACGATCCCGCGATGCGGGAGGACGAGCGCTCCATCGTCGAGCCGCGCACGCGGGAGATCCGCTCCCTGTTCGAGGTGCACCGGATCAGTGAGCTCTTCGGCAGGCTGGCCGCCGACCCGCGCGTGGTGGGCCGGGCCCGCCAGATCCTCGGTTCGGACGTGTACGTCCACCAGTCGCGGATCAATGTGAAGCCGGGCTTCGGTGCCACCGGGTTCTACTGGCACTCGGACTTCGAGACCTGGCACGCGGAGGACGGCCTGCCGAACATGCGGACCGTCTCGGTGTCGATCGCGCTGACGAAGAACCACGACACCAACGGCGGCCTCATGATCATGCCGGGGTCGCACAAGACGTTCCTCGGCTGCGCCGGCGCGACGCCGAAGGACAACTACAAGCGGTCGCTGCAGATGCAGGACGCGGGCATCCCCTCGGACGGGACGCTGACCCACTTCGCGTCCGACCACGGCATCCGGCTCTTCACCGGCGAGGCCGGTTCCGCGACGTGGTTCGACTGCAACGCGATGCACGGTTCGGGGGACAACATCACCCCCTATCCGCGGTCGAACGTCTTCATCGTGTTCAACAGCGTGGAGAACACGGCGGTCGAGCCGTTCGCGGCGCCGGTACGACGGCCCGAGTTCATCGGTGCGCGGGACTTCACTCCGGTGAAGTAG
- the ectA gene encoding diaminobutyrate acetyltransferase, translated as MTAAQADLPTDLQAKFQKMPEGLRLDSPVVADGAAIWRIARDSKVLDLNSSYSYLLWCRDFARTSVVARDADGEVAGFITGYIRPDRPGTLMVWQVAVDHPHRGKGLAAALLDGLTAQVSAAHPVDALETTISPDNTASEALFTSYARRHGASVARTVLFDAGLFPDDGHEPEVLYLIEPLPH; from the coding sequence ATGACCGCTGCACAAGCCGATCTACCGACCGACCTGCAAGCGAAATTCCAAAAAATGCCCGAGGGACTGCGACTCGACAGTCCCGTGGTCGCCGATGGCGCCGCGATCTGGCGGATCGCCCGCGACTCGAAGGTGCTCGACCTGAACTCCTCGTACAGCTATCTGCTGTGGTGCCGTGACTTCGCACGGACCTCCGTGGTGGCGCGGGACGCCGACGGCGAGGTGGCCGGTTTCATCACCGGCTACATCCGCCCCGACCGGCCCGGCACCCTGATGGTCTGGCAGGTGGCCGTCGACCACCCGCACCGCGGCAAGGGACTCGCCGCCGCCCTCCTCGACGGGCTGACCGCGCAGGTGAGCGCCGCGCACCCGGTGGACGCCCTGGAGACGACCATCTCGCCCGACAACACGGCGTCCGAGGCCCTCTTCACTTCGTACGCGAGGCGGCACGGCGCATCGGTCGCGCGCACGGTCCTGTTCGACGCGGGCCTGTTCCCCGACGACGGGCACGAGCCCGAGGTGCTCTACCTCATAGAGCCACTGCCGCACTGA
- a CDS encoding pyridoxal-phosphate-dependent aminotransferase family protein, with protein MTHPFLDLAPLSAQHFAAIEARVAGLLATEQDVVIMQGEALLPLEGCIRGAARPGTTALNVITGPYGQTFGNWLRDCGATVIDLAVPFHTAVTAEQVRQAFAAHPEIDFVSLVHAEAATGNTNPVAEIGAVVREHGALFMLDAVASVAAEPLLPDAWGVDLCVIGAQKAMGGPAGVSAVSVSERAWQRLAANPQAPRRSYLSLLDWKERWIDGGRKALLHAPAQLEMLALEACVERIETEGLDALMARHATAAAATRAGALALGGGLEPYVYEAGDAAPVATTLRAPSGVDASELVARALAADPVLPLVAGGGALAKEMIRVNHYGPDATRGVVHASLAALGAAMTESGRTVDLEAARRAVTTAWH; from the coding sequence GTGACGCACCCCTTTCTGGACCTGGCGCCGCTGAGCGCCCAGCACTTCGCCGCCATCGAGGCGCGGGTGGCGGGGCTGCTCGCGACCGAGCAGGACGTCGTGATCATGCAGGGCGAGGCCCTGCTGCCCCTGGAGGGATGCATCAGGGGCGCCGCGCGGCCCGGCACGACGGCGCTGAACGTGATCACGGGGCCGTACGGCCAGACGTTCGGGAACTGGCTGCGCGACTGCGGCGCGACGGTCATCGACCTCGCGGTGCCGTTCCACACCGCGGTCACCGCGGAGCAGGTGCGCCAGGCGTTCGCCGCGCACCCGGAGATCGACTTCGTCTCGCTGGTGCACGCCGAGGCGGCGACCGGCAACACCAACCCCGTCGCGGAGATCGGCGCGGTCGTGCGCGAGCACGGCGCGCTGTTCATGCTGGACGCGGTGGCCTCGGTGGCCGCCGAGCCGCTGCTTCCCGACGCGTGGGGCGTGGACCTGTGCGTGATCGGCGCGCAGAAGGCGATGGGCGGGCCCGCGGGTGTCTCCGCGGTGTCGGTCAGCGAGCGGGCCTGGCAGCGCCTGGCCGCCAACCCGCAGGCGCCGCGCCGCTCCTACCTCTCCCTCCTCGACTGGAAGGAGCGGTGGATCGACGGCGGCAGGAAGGCCCTGCTGCACGCGCCCGCCCAGCTGGAGATGCTGGCGCTCGAGGCGTGCGTGGAGCGCATCGAGACGGAGGGCCTGGACGCCCTGATGGCGCGGCACGCCACCGCCGCGGCCGCCACGCGCGCGGGTGCGCTCGCGCTGGGCGGGGGCCTTGAGCCCTACGTGTACGAGGCGGGGGACGCGGCCCCGGTCGCCACCACGCTGCGCGCGCCCTCGGGCGTCGACGCCTCCGAGCTCGTCGCCAGGGCACTCGCCGCGGATCCGGTACTGCCACTGGTCGCCGGTGGCGGCGCGCTCGCCAAGGAGATGATCCGCGTCAACCACTACGGCCCCGACGCGACCCGCGGCGTCGTCCACGCCTCGCTGGCGGCACTGGGCGCGGCGATGACGGAGTCAGGCCGCACGGTCGACCTGGAGGCGGCCCGCCGAGCGGTAACGACCGCCTGGCACTAG
- a CDS encoding mycothiol transferase, with amino-acid sequence MTTPDEARGARREVPLLYGEPPGGFTPDRSRTFAEVLAVWEREVAVSREICAGRSLDDTGRLGPAEAAAVNGEDVVSPRWILVHLIEEYARHNGHTDLIRERVDGVTGS; translated from the coding sequence ATGACGACTCCGGACGAAGCACGCGGGGCCCGGCGGGAGGTCCCGCTGCTCTACGGAGAGCCGCCCGGGGGCTTCACCCCGGACCGGTCCAGGACGTTCGCCGAGGTGCTCGCCGTGTGGGAGCGCGAGGTCGCCGTGAGCCGGGAGATCTGCGCGGGGCGGTCGCTCGACGACACGGGGCGTCTCGGCCCCGCCGAGGCGGCCGCGGTGAACGGCGAGGACGTCGTGAGCCCGCGCTGGATCCTCGTGCACCTCATCGAGGAGTACGCCCGGCACAACGGCCACACCGATCTCATCAGGGAACGCGTCGACGGGGTCACCGGATCGTGA
- a CDS encoding SCO1860 family LAETG-anchored protein, whose translation MISNTFRMPARRLSAVAITTALAAGPAALVGAGSAQATGGGDEGTRGGRADAVVLRTGLDVSLLNKTVNVPLKVSLNEVRAPADAEKTALTARLDGVDGGQPFSVLRADVATARATVKGGRAEGYSNIARAKVHVPGLPLLSLIEVDQVTSKAVCEAGKRPVAEANLLGGVTVLGKRVTLTASGTTEVKVPGVGEVRLDLSSTHTTSRTAAATALRLKVSVNPLKLNVAEVEGTVTLAGAGCESPAAKPREETGTKPQGKPKEPVAAKTAPKTEANLAETGGSSMTPYVAGGAVALLVAGGGVVAFARRNRD comes from the coding sequence GTGATCAGCAATACGTTCCGCATGCCCGCGCGCCGCCTCTCCGCCGTCGCGATCACCACCGCCCTGGCCGCCGGTCCCGCGGCCCTCGTCGGTGCCGGATCCGCGCAGGCGACCGGGGGCGGCGACGAGGGCACGCGCGGCGGCCGCGCCGACGCCGTCGTGCTGCGGACCGGACTCGACGTCTCCCTGCTCAACAAGACCGTGAACGTCCCGCTCAAGGTCTCCCTGAACGAGGTGCGCGCACCTGCCGACGCCGAGAAGACCGCGCTCACCGCGCGGTTGGACGGAGTCGACGGAGGACAGCCGTTCAGCGTGCTGCGCGCGGACGTGGCGACGGCGCGGGCCACGGTGAAGGGCGGCAGGGCGGAGGGCTACAGCAACATCGCGCGGGCCAAGGTGCACGTGCCCGGGCTGCCGTTGCTCTCCCTCATCGAGGTCGACCAGGTCACGTCGAAGGCGGTCTGCGAGGCGGGGAAGCGGCCTGTCGCGGAGGCGAACCTGCTGGGCGGGGTGACGGTCCTCGGCAAGCGGGTCACGCTGACCGCCTCGGGAACGACCGAGGTGAAGGTGCCCGGAGTCGGTGAGGTGCGGCTCGACCTGTCGAGCACGCATACGACATCGCGTACGGCGGCGGCGACCGCGCTGCGGCTCAAGGTGTCGGTGAATCCGCTGAAGCTGAACGTGGCGGAGGTGGAGGGGACGGTGACGCTGGCGGGGGCCGGGTGCGAGTCGCCCGCGGCGAAGCCGCGCGAGGAAACGGGGACAAAGCCGCAGGGAAAGCCGAAGGAGCCGGTGGCCGCGAAGACGGCACCGAAGACTGAGGCGAACCTGGCGGAGACGGGGGGTAGTTCGATGACGCCGTATGTCGCGGGTGGAGCGGTGGCGTTGTTGGTGGCGGGTGGTGGGGTGGTGGCGTTCGCGCGGCGCAACCGGGATTGA